ATGTACCCTCTATCACCTTTTTTGATATTGTAATTGAAAGTCGATGAATTAGTTGCTGATTTAGTAACAGTGTAACCGGCATTAGCATTAATCGCTTTAATTTCTTGACTTCCAGAGACACTATAAGATCTAGATGTCGTCGCAGATACACCTACAGTAGCACTGCATGTAGGTGTATTGCAGTTTATATCAGCAGTAGCTTTTATACCCGATTTCGTTACTTTAGTTCTGTTACCTGAAGGTTTGAATTTGTAATAAGTTCTAAAATTAAGAATTTCAAAGGCATTCTCATCTTTTACAATTTCAAAATACTCTTCGTCATCCTCTAATTCAATAATAGATTTATATTCTTCTAAAGTTAACATTTTAACAGTACCATCTTCTTTAATTTCGAAAGGCTGTATCCAGTCGCCGGTAACAGGGTCTTCAAATCCTTCTTCACTATCGAATATGATGTCTGGTTCAACTGCTTTAGTCACATTTAAAACTGCAAATAAGCCCATACCTAGACCTGCTAACAATATAAGAAAAATTTTTTTAAACAATATAATTCCTCTTTTCTATTATATTTAGAAACAATTAAGCATTTTATAACTTGCGAGAAAAAAATTGTTTCCTAGAATATCATATCCTTATTTTAACAAATAATAAAGGATATTTCACAAAACAATTGAGATAATATACAATATTTCATCATTTTGGTATGTTTGAATTGTTCTCATGGAACTCCATTCATTGATTTTTTCCGACATTTTCTGTTCCACCTCGCTTTCATTCTTACCTATAGTAAATTCAACTTCCTTTTCATTGTAAAGTGAGAACCTAGTTCCTATTAATTCTCCCTCGTTCTCTAGTGCTATCTTCGCAGATGTCTTGTACCATATTAAATTACTACTTGATTCTTCATAAATTAAAGCTATACCATAAGTGTAAGGTTCGTTAGCTTGCTCAAAAATAATCAATCTTTCATCATCAATTAGTACTTCATTAATAATATCTTCTTCTGTAATATCTTCCTCTGAAAAAATAGCTGCTTTTAGACTTTCTAAATTTTCAAAATTATTTACCTCTTCATCTTTTCCATTTCCACATCCTGACACTAACAATAAAGTGAGAAAACATAATACTATTTTTGTTTTGATCATTTTTTTGCCCCTTACCAGTTTATTTAACTCCAATATTATATTATTGGTACTTATAAAAATCCGTTAAACTTCACCTTTATTTTCATGAGGAAATTCTATTGCACATTCAATATCACTGTCTCTTTCACCATATGCAACCAATACAATGGATAGTAGAATCTTCTGCAAGCATCACCTTTCATATTTTATTACTACTCACCATATATTTTCCTATCAACTTTTACCTTACCTATTTTTTCCTGTTTTTTCAAGTCTATAGTGTGTAAATGTAAATTTTTTTTTCCATTTCCCTTCAATTTCAGCAATAAACTGCTCTACATTGTCGCTTTAAACTTTACAACGCACCTTAATAGTTAATTGTAATGTATTTGTTTATTAGACCCTTTTTGGAGAACGCTCAGGACATGCTTCTATAAAGACTACTATCGATGTTTATGGTCACCTGTTCCCCAATAAACAATGAAACAGCAGACAGGCTTGATGACCTTTTTTAATTAATTCCCGAACATTGAACAGACGCAATTTTTAAACCATTTATTACCATGGAGTAAAACTGGAGTCAAAAAGCAAAAATAGGCCTCAATTTTTACTAATATATAAATACACAAAAAAATACCAAGGGCACTTAAACCCTTGGTATGACTGTGTTTATGTATTGGTGCGGTCGAGAAGAGTCGAACTTCCACGGGATTTCTCCCACTAGGCCCTCAACCTAGCGCGTCTGCCATTCCGCCACGACCGCATAAGCTAATAGAATATAAATGGTGCGGGTGAAGGGAGTCGAACCCCCACGCCCGAAGGCACTAGATCCTAAGTCTAGCGTGTCTGCCAGTTCCACCACACCCGCATATATATGGCGGTCCCGACGGGAATCGAACCCGCGATCTCCTGCGTGACAGGCAGGCATGTTAACCGCTACACCACGGGACCAACGTACTTATGGTGGAGGATGACGGGCTCGAACCGCCGACCCCCTGCTTGTAAGGCAGATGCTCTCCCAACTGAGCTAATCCTCCACGAAGTTTCAAACTATCATTCTTTTCGTTTAATCTTTAACAATATATTATGCAAACAAAAATGGTGACCCGTACGGGATTCGAACCCGTGTTACCGCCGTGAAAGGGCGGTGTCTTAACCACTTGACCAACGGGCCAGTAATAAAGGTTTACTGGCGGAGAAGGAGGGATTTGAACCCTCGCGCCGCTTACACGACCTACACCCTTAGCAGGGGCGCCTCTTCAGCCACTTGAGTACTTCTCCGTAATGGCTCCACAGGTAGGATTCGAACCTACGACCGATCGGTTAACAGCCGATTGCTCTACCACTGAGCTACTGTGGAATAATATTTATTGGTAATAAGCGGCGAACCTCTTCGTCAGCTTCGCTCTCTCGTTTCTTCACGTATGTCTAATACGCTCAGTCACTCTTTCTCTCGCTTCCTCGACCTTCTTGCTTCTTCCCAATAAAATAATATTGGCATAACTGGCGAATCTTCTTCGTCAGCTTCGCTCTCTCGTTTCATCACGTATGTCTAATACGCTCAGTCACTCTTTCCCTTGCTTCCTCAACCTTCTTGCTTCTTCACAATAAAATAAGAGGATTGGGGATAACCAGCGAATCTTCGACGCATACGACGTGACGCTCTTAGCCTGTATTCCTTATCTTCACCTGTTGAGAGTTACCTAAAGTAAATCATGGCTCTCAATAAGGACGAGTTACATTGTAAATGATAATAGACACAAAGTCAATATTATTTTTCACAACCTTTATGTCAGCGACTTTTATAATGTACCATATAGACTGGTAGGCGTCAATATTTTTCAGATGGTAAACTTTTAATTTTTTTCAGTTTCCCTTTACATGCTCCACAGACATATCGACTTGTATTAATTTTTCGTTTTCTTTTATAAAAGCGGTCACAGCTTGTACATTGATAATAATGAACGGTATGTGTCTTGTTATGAGAGCCAGGTAACGTTTGGCAATAGCGACTCCCCCCAACTGCAGCAAGCAGCGTTTTGAAATCTTTGTCTTTATGCTGATATCCTTTTCCTTCGAGATGTAAGTGATAGTGACATAATTCATGTTTTATTATTTTTATAAGCGCTTCTTTTCCATAAAACTCAAGTTGTTTCGGATTGATTTCGATATTGTGGCTATATAATGCGTACCGGCCTCCTGTGGTACGTAAACGTTTATTGAAATACGCCTTATGGCGGAATGGGCGATTAAAATGGATATTGGATATCTCTTCTGTTAATGCTTGTAATTCCTCATTTGTCACCTAACCATTCCCCTTCTCTTTAAAAATCAATGTCCCGGACAATCTCATGCACATATCATATCATTAAGCATGCAGGCGTTATCCGTATACCGTTACATCATTCATTTTCATTCTAACGACTACATGTTACTTTTTCCACATATCAATATAAAATAAATCTCTGCATGTAAACATTAATTATTTAGTGAAAAATAGGAAAGGAGAGAGTCCTATGCCGTCGTGGTTGAAACGGCAATTGCAAGAAGCGTATGATCGAAGGGATTTAAGGCGTATTCGTGTGTTAAATCAATGCTGGTTCTATTATAAAAATTCACAGACAGACACAGGATAAAGATATGATTACTTATCACTCTCTTCACCTTTAATTTCTTAAATCAATAGCTTCTTCAACAGACAGGTTGCTCAATACATTATGATCATGTCCGTTTAATTAACCTTAATGACGTTATAAATGAAAAGCACCTTCAATCAGTGGACGTTTTCGTACTGCTCTCACTGAGTTGGTCGTGGTCGTTGCGTGAATTAGAACCTGAACGTCCGTTAGCTCCCACCGAAATAGATGTCGCCCTCCTCTCTATTTTGAACCAGGCGTTTTACGGATGCTTATCTATGATATATCATTCCTGAACACCATATTAGTAATAGGAAAACCGCCGTCCACTTTCAGAGCAGACGGCGGCTATATATTTTCTTTGTGACATGCTTTTGCTACGCTATCTGACCGTTTAGTTATTTAGACTGATTAGCTGGCTCAAGCATCGTCAATGCTACTCTTCCTTTGGTGGCATCCACATCATCTACCCAGACGGTGACAAGATCCCCTACTGAAACAACTTCCATCGGGTGCTTAACAAATCGGTTCGCAAGTTTAGAAATGTGTACTAAACCATCTTGCTTCACACCAATGTCTACAAAGGCTCCGAAATCTACAACATTTCTTACCGTTCCTTGTAGCTCCATGCCTTTAGCTAAATCCTCCATAGATAAAATATCCGTTTTTAGAAGTGGTTTTTGGATATCGTCACGGGGGTCTCTCCCTGGTCTTGTTAACGCTTCAAGAATGTCATTCAAAGTCGGTATCCCCACATTATACCGCTCAGCTAAATCGTTAATACTAACCGTTTGAAGCTTATCCTTCACTTTTTCAGTTCCAATATCAGCGACACTCATTCCTAGTTCCTTCATGATGTCCTTTGTCACTGAGTAGGATTCGGGATGGATGGCCGTTTGATCTAACGGTTGCTCACCATCAAGGATACGAATAAATCCGATACTTTGCTCGTAAGTTTTTGCCCCAAGCCTTGGGACTTTCTTTAGCTGTGTACGGTTGGTAAACTTACCTTCTTCTTCTCGTCGTGTCACAATATTATCTGCTACACTTTTCGAGAGACCAGATACGTATTGAAGTAAGGAAGATGAAGCAGTGTTTACATTCACCCCTACTTGGTTAACGACTGTTTCCACAACAAACGTCAGACTGTTATTAAGCTTAGATTGTGTCACATCATGTTGATATTGTCCAACGCCAACAGACTTAGGGTCAATTTTCACTAATTCCGCTAAAGGATCCTGTATGCGTCTGGCAATCGAGACAGCACTCCGTTCTTCCACTTGAAGATTAGGGAATTCTTCTTTCGCTATTTTTGAAGCTGAATAAACACTTGCCCCCGCTTCATTTACTATAAGGTAGAATATATCATCCTCAATCTCTTTCAAGAGGTCGGCTATAAATTGTTCTGTTTCTCGGGAGGCTGTACCGTTACCAATTGCAATCATTTTAATTTTATAATTTTTAATAAGTTTAAACACTGCCTGTTTTGCTTCCTCAATTTTGTTCCATGGTTTCGTTGGATAAATGACACCGACTTCAAGCATTTTTCCTGTTTCATCAACAACAGCTAGTTTACAACCAGTACGATAAGCGGGGTCTACTCCTAAGACAACTTGTCCTTTCAGCGGTGGTTGCAATAATAAGTTACGTAAGTTTTCTGAAAAAATATGAATAGCCTGTTCTTCAGCTGTTTCACTTACCTCTTTACGAATTTCCCTTTCAACAGAAGGTTGAATGAGCCTTTTATAGCCATCTGCCACGGCATCTACTAACAATGGCTGAGCAATTGTATGGGCCCCCTTCATCACTTTATTTTCAATCCAAGACATGATTCGTTCATCCGGGGCTTTTACGGAAACTTTTAAAATGCCTTCTTTTTCTCCTCTATTGAGAGCTAATACTCGATGAGGAACAATCTTCTGGACCTGCTCCGAATACTCATAATACATTTCGAAAACAGCTTTTTCATCGTCTGCTTTTGTTTTTTTCTCTGACTCGATCGTTCCTTCTTTAAAGGTTAATTGTCTCACGTATTTGCGAACTTCCGGATCATCTGAGAGCATTTCACTAATGATATCTTGAGCACCTTGCAAAATCGGTTCGATTGTATGTAAATCGTGCTCAACGCTTATATATTTTTTTGC
The DNA window shown above is from Salipaludibacillus agaradhaerens and carries:
- the cmpA gene encoding cortex morphogenetic protein CmpA, producing the protein MPSWLKRQLQEAYDRRDLRRIRVLNQCWFYYKNSQTDTG
- a CDS encoding Tex family protein, giving the protein MEWNDQLNELLALVAAKVQLQERRIKSVIELAEEGNTVPFIARYRKEMTGGMDEDQIRQVLEGWEYANSLAKRKEEVIRLIDEQEKLTPELKQDIEKATKLQELEDIYRPYKQKRKTKASVAKEKGLEPLAMWLLSLPKSGDIEAEAKKYISVEHDLHTIEPILQGAQDIISEMLSDDPEVRKYVRQLTFKEGTIESEKKTKADDEKAVFEMYYEYSEQVQKIVPHRVLALNRGEKEGILKVSVKAPDERIMSWIENKVMKGAHTIAQPLLVDAVADGYKRLIQPSVEREIRKEVSETAEEQAIHIFSENLRNLLLQPPLKGQVVLGVDPAYRTGCKLAVVDETGKMLEVGVIYPTKPWNKIEEAKQAVFKLIKNYKIKMIAIGNGTASRETEQFIADLLKEIEDDIFYLIVNEAGASVYSASKIAKEEFPNLQVEERSAVSIARRIQDPLAELVKIDPKSVGVGQYQHDVTQSKLNNSLTFVVETVVNQVGVNVNTASSSLLQYVSGLSKSVADNIVTRREEEGKFTNRTQLKKVPRLGAKTYEQSIGFIRILDGEQPLDQTAIHPESYSVTKDIMKELGMSVADIGTEKVKDKLQTVSINDLAERYNVGIPTLNDILEALTRPGRDPRDDIQKPLLKTDILSMEDLAKGMELQGTVRNVVDFGAFVDIGVKQDGLVHISKLANRFVKHPMEVVSVGDLVTVWVDDVDATKGRVALTMLEPANQSK
- a CDS encoding SprT family protein; this translates as MTNEELQALTEEISNIHFNRPFRHKAYFNKRLRTTGGRYALYSHNIEINPKQLEFYGKEALIKIIKHELCHYHLHLEGKGYQHKDKDFKTLLAAVGGSRYCQTLPGSHNKTHTVHYYQCTSCDRFYKRKRKINTSRYVCGACKGKLKKIKSLPSEKY
- a CDS encoding DUF6060 domain-containing protein; translation: MFKKIFLILLAGLGMGLFAVLNVTKAVEPDIIFDSEEGFEDPVTGDWIQPFEIKEDGTVKMLTLEEYKSIIELEDDEEYFEIVKDENAFEILNFRTYYKFKPSGNRTKVTKSGIKATADINCNTPTCSATVGVSATTSRSYSVSGSQEIKAINANAGYTVTKSATNSSTFNYNIKKGDRGYISFKPYHWKVSGKLELRGNQGMGLISSKNASVTFPKKLSDGQADGIYSFVYTKRGK